In a genomic window of beta proteobacterium MWH-UniP1:
- a CDS encoding dienelactone hydrolase family protein — MNSFLKDEINSLSPKSDSGSTRRGFLQGSIAAGFAAAVAPTGPLLAQVIKTDTAGLTAGMVEIPAADRKIPAYRAMPAGKTKLGTVIVVHEIFGVHEYIQDVCRRFAKQGYLAVAPDFFARQGDVSAYKSIPDIFANVVSKVSDTQVLGDVDATISWAAGNGGDPSKVGITGFCWGGRIVWMASAANPKLKAGVAWYGRLMTMVNQATPTHPHDIAGKLNWPVLGLYGGKDDGIGLDTVEEMKTRLSFGGKASQESEFVIYPDAPHAFHADYRPSYRKEAAEDGFKRALAWFKKYGVA, encoded by the coding sequence ATGAACAGTTTTTTAAAAGACGAGATTAATTCCTTATCCCCCAAAAGCGACTCTGGTAGCACACGGCGCGGTTTCTTGCAGGGATCGATTGCAGCCGGCTTTGCGGCTGCAGTGGCGCCTACGGGGCCATTACTTGCGCAGGTGATTAAAACCGATACGGCCGGGCTGACGGCCGGCATGGTGGAGATTCCCGCTGCAGACCGTAAGATTCCCGCTTATCGGGCGATGCCAGCGGGAAAGACCAAGCTTGGCACTGTGATTGTGGTGCACGAGATTTTCGGTGTGCATGAGTACATTCAAGACGTCTGCCGGCGCTTTGCGAAGCAGGGCTACTTGGCAGTCGCACCTGATTTTTTTGCTCGCCAAGGGGACGTCAGCGCGTATAAATCGATCCCTGATATTTTCGCCAATGTGGTGAGCAAGGTGTCAGACACCCAGGTCTTGGGCGACGTAGATGCGACGATAAGCTGGGCCGCCGGAAATGGTGGTGATCCTTCAAAAGTGGGTATCACGGGCTTTTGTTGGGGCGGCCGCATTGTCTGGATGGCTTCTGCTGCCAATCCAAAATTAAAAGCGGGTGTCGCTTGGTACGGCCGATTGATGACCATGGTGAATCAGGCCACGCCGACTCACCCACATGACATTGCGGGTAAATTGAATTGGCCGGTGCTGGGTCTGTACGGAGGCAAAGACGATGGCATTGGTCTGGATACCGTGGAAGAGATGAAGACCCGTCTGTCCTTTGGCGGCAAGGCATCCCAGGAATCAGAGTTTGTGATCTACCCCGATGCGCCACACGCATTTCATGCGGACTATCGGCCAAGCTACCGCAAAGAGGCCGCAGAGGATGGCTTTAAGCGTGCGTTGGCCTGGTTTAAGAAGTACGGCGTGGCTTGA
- a CDS encoding polymer-forming cytoskeletal protein: protein MAIFGSKPEQSSEDLPSDQQGGMSPQSAAPPQRQDVVSSGARDISPSGRDEANRPSVISEGFSFVGEIRGKGPLTVDGATEGVIEVGSLVIGVGGRSEGQISAKSINVKGRLSGTVNCDELVIGGRAEVDGQVTYGSLTIQRGGNVRGELKRK from the coding sequence ATGGCAATTTTTGGATCTAAACCAGAACAATCTTCCGAAGATCTTCCGAGCGATCAGCAGGGCGGCATGTCGCCCCAGTCTGCTGCTCCACCTCAGCGGCAAGATGTCGTGTCCTCCGGGGCCCGCGACATATCGCCCTCGGGTCGTGATGAGGCGAATCGCCCATCGGTCATTAGCGAAGGCTTTTCATTTGTGGGCGAGATTCGCGGCAAGGGCCCCCTGACTGTTGACGGGGCAACCGAGGGGGTCATTGAGGTTGGGTCCCTGGTCATTGGCGTGGGTGGCCGATCAGAGGGTCAAATCAGTGCCAAATCGATCAACGTCAAGGGCCGACTTTCGGGTACCGTGAATTGTGACGAGTTGGTCATTGGCGGTCGCGCCGAGGTGGATGGTCAAGTGACCTATGGGTCTCTTACGATTCAGCGCGGCGGAAACGTCCGCGGCGAACTCAAGCGAAAGTAA
- a CDS encoding ZIP family metal transporter: MMLTYTLICAIAATICSILLAATISLGPLSRVVDRLVSFSAGMLLGAALLHLLPESIHMGGEIHGVSKALLAGLLGFFVLERLAILRHDHHHEHDGHDHPQGHDAQAAGRGGWALLVGSSIHALADGILIAAAFHADVALGLLTALAIATHEVPQQIGNFLVLLNSGFTKPKALIFNVLTGTGALVGALVGYFYLAQASDWVPYVLVIAAANFIYIALSDLIPQLHAQAHHHGGLRRAAWLQPALMLLGIAVAGYASSLLHAH; the protein is encoded by the coding sequence ATGATGCTTACCTACACCCTAATTTGCGCTATCGCGGCAACGATCTGTTCAATCCTATTGGCGGCGACCATTTCGCTTGGTCCGCTTTCTCGCGTGGTCGACCGCTTGGTAAGTTTTTCTGCCGGCATGCTGCTTGGTGCGGCACTCTTGCATCTGCTGCCCGAGAGCATTCATATGGGCGGAGAGATTCATGGGGTGAGCAAGGCATTGCTTGCCGGCTTGCTGGGCTTTTTCGTGCTGGAGCGATTGGCCATTCTTCGGCATGACCATCATCATGAGCATGACGGCCACGATCACCCCCAAGGCCATGACGCCCAAGCCGCAGGCCGCGGTGGTTGGGCCTTGTTGGTGGGCAGCAGCATTCATGCCCTTGCCGATGGCATTTTGATTGCAGCGGCATTTCATGCGGATGTGGCGTTGGGTCTTTTAACTGCACTTGCGATTGCGACTCACGAGGTGCCACAGCAAATCGGCAATTTCTTAGTCTTGCTCAATAGCGGTTTTACTAAACCAAAGGCGCTTATTTTTAATGTACTGACCGGTACCGGTGCGCTGGTCGGTGCACTTGTCGGCTACTTTTATTTGGCCCAGGCCAGCGATTGGGTGCCCTATGTGTTGGTGATCGCGGCAGCTAACTTCATCTACATCGCCCTGTCGGACTTGATTCCGCAGTTGCATGCCCAGGCCCATCATCACGGGGGGCTGAGGCGCGCCGCCTGGTTGCAGCCAGCACTTATGCTGCTGGGAATCGCGGTCGCAGGTTACGCCTCAAGTCTCTTACACGCCCACTGA
- a CDS encoding polymer-forming cytoskeletal protein, whose amino-acid sequence MPPISRIFKKKTEKSFLLLEGELFRTLVGPKSEVHGRLRVGENVRIDGQVLGDIEATSGTTPTVAVAETGFVDGDIAAHRVLVAGRVSGSIQASERVELTAGAVVEGNIWAKSVGMNHGATVKGLISGQTT is encoded by the coding sequence ATGCCTCCAATTTCTCGCATCTTCAAGAAAAAAACCGAAAAAAGCTTTCTTCTCCTTGAAGGGGAGCTATTTCGAACCCTGGTTGGGCCGAAGTCTGAAGTTCATGGCCGGCTGAGGGTTGGCGAAAACGTGCGGATTGACGGCCAGGTACTTGGTGATATCGAGGCCACCTCGGGCACGACCCCCACAGTCGCCGTAGCCGAGACCGGTTTTGTTGACGGAGACATTGCTGCCCACCGTGTGTTGGTCGCCGGCCGGGTTTCGGGGAGTATCCAGGCCTCGGAGCGCGTTGAATTAACCGCCGGTGCGGTTGTCGAGGGAAATATCTGGGCAAAGTCGGTGGGGATGAACCACGGCGCCACCGTAAAAGGCCTGATCAGCGGTCAGACCACCTAA
- a CDS encoding polymer-forming cytoskeletal protein, producing the protein MGDNAEITVKGLLVVGEGVNLKGTFSVPEKAVISGTLEGELTAKEINVLQTGVVRGKIVADVVDISGQVFDALTSKRSLFVRSSGVLTGTVKYAELEIEKGGRLEGQLDRFSEGGGASAVRPAGVVGATTGTVPGKDGTPEKKI; encoded by the coding sequence ATGGGTGACAACGCTGAGATAACAGTGAAAGGCCTGCTTGTTGTGGGCGAAGGTGTCAATCTGAAAGGAACGTTCTCAGTGCCTGAGAAAGCCGTTATTTCTGGCACTCTGGAAGGCGAATTAACCGCTAAAGAAATTAACGTTCTTCAGACCGGGGTGGTTCGCGGCAAGATTGTTGCCGACGTTGTCGACATTAGCGGCCAGGTCTTTGATGCATTGACCTCGAAGCGCTCGTTGTTTGTTCGGTCCTCGGGTGTTCTTACCGGAACGGTGAAATATGCCGAGTTAGAGATCGAAAAAGGCGGCCGACTCGAGGGTCAGCTGGATCGCTTCTCCGAGGGGGGCGGGGCCTCTGCTGTCCGGCCGGCCGGCGTGGTTGGGGCTACCACCGGAACTGTGCCAGGAAAAGATGGCACTCCTGAGAAGAAAATTTAA